Proteins from one Cryptomeria japonica chromosome 4, Sugi_1.0, whole genome shotgun sequence genomic window:
- the LOC131074637 gene encoding uncharacterized protein LOC131074637, translated as MTSKFPSKLSEMTYWDEKMRVKWSILKIPPFVGVINSNKKELREACKWQVPKKGWAKLNFSGASCGNPGLAGIGCCLHDDAGRELAKLAKPIDIQSNNKAEILALVAGLLLCQNMGISKLAIEGDSAIIINGLRKGFLPNWKLNVILSRALSLLKVFKKTTFKHIYKAGNSRVDELANARADEQFLS; from the coding sequence ATGACATCTAAATTTCCTAGTAAACTTTCTGAGATGACATACTGGGATGAGAAAATGAGAGTCAAATGGTCAATTCTGAagattcctccctttgtaggagtgaTCAACTCCAATAAAAAAGAATTAAGAGAAGCTTGCAAATGGCAAGTCCCAAAAAAAGGGTGGGCTAAGCTTAACTTCAGTGGAGCTTCTTGTGGGAATCCGGGTCTTGCAGGGATAGGATGTTGTCTGCATGATGATGCTGGTAGGGAATTAGCTAAGTTGGCCaagcctatagatattcaatcCAATAATAAAGCAGAAATTTTAGCTTTAGTTGCAGGCCTCCTCTTATGTCAAAACATGGGTATTAGTAAGCTTGCAATAGAAGGGGACTCGGCTATTATTATCAATGGCCTTAGAAAAGGTTTTCTTCCTAATTGGAAGCTAAATGTGATTTTATCAAGGGCTCTAAGCCTTCTCAAGGTATTCAAGAAAACAACCTTCAAGCATATCTACAAAGCAGGTAACTCTAGGGTGGATGAATTAGCCAATGCAAGGGCTGATGAGCAATTTCTAAGTTAA